A single genomic interval of Centropristis striata isolate RG_2023a ecotype Rhode Island chromosome 8, C.striata_1.0, whole genome shotgun sequence harbors:
- the LOC131976004 gene encoding hepcidin-like: protein MKTFSVAVAAVAMLTFICIQESSAVPVTEVPELEETMSNDSLVSYEDESVETWMMPFDIREKRQTGPIKCRFCCGCCFVGVCGMCCK from the exons ATGAAGACATTCAGTGTTGCAGTTGCAGCAGTTGCCATGCTCACATTTATTTGTATCCAAGAGAGTTCTGCTGTCCCAGTCACTGAA GTGCCAGAGCTGGAGGAGACAATGAGCAATGACAGTCTAGTTTCGTATGAAGACGAATCAGTGGAAACATGGATG ATGCCGTTTGACATCAGAGAGAAGCGCCAGACTGGCCCGATTAAATGTCGTTTCTGCTGCGGCTGCTGTTTCGTTGGCGTCTGTGGAATGTGCTGCAAATGA
- the LOC131975995 gene encoding hepcidin-like encodes MKTFSVAVAVAVMLAFICVQESSAVPITGVQEPEELMSNDNPAAEQEEMTEEWKMPLNFRQKRSRGMKCTPYCYPTRDGVMCGVRCDF; translated from the exons ATGAAGACATTCAGTGTTGCAGTTGCAGTGGCCGTCATGCTCGCCTTCATTTGTGTTCAGGAGAGCTCTGCTGTCCCAATCACTGGG GTACAAGAGCCAGAGGAGCTGATGAGCAACGACAATCCAGCTGCTGAACAAGAAGAGATGACAGAAGAATGGAAG ATGCCGTTGAACTTCAGGCAGAAACGCAGCAGAGGCATGAAATGCACACCTTACTGCTACCCGACTCGAGACGGGGTCATGTGCGGTGTCCGCTGTGATTTCTGA